In Limnohabitans sp. TEGF004, the genomic window ACCCAGTCCACAAACTTCTGTGCCAAATCTGCTTTGACATGCGGGTGCTTGGCGGGGTTGACCACCATGACGCCGTATTGGTTGAACAAGCTCTTGTCGCCTTCGACCAAGATTTGCAAATCTTGACGGTTTTTAAAGTTCAACCAAGTGCCACGGTCTGTCAGTGCATATGCGCCCGTAGATGACGCAATGTTCAACGCTGGGCCCATGCCGCAACCGCACTCTTTGTAGCCACTGCCTTTGTTGTCTAAACCCGCTTGTTTCCAAAAGCGCAATTCAGCCGCGTGTGTGCCGCTTTTGTCACCGCGTGACACAAAACCGGCTTGCGTGTTGGCCACTTTTTGTAAGGCAGACACGATGTCTTTGCCGCGTGTTTTGGCTGGGTCATTCGCAGGGCCAACCAGCACGAAGTCGTTGTACATCACAGGCAGGCGTTTTACGCCAAAGCCTTCAGCTACAAACTTTTCTTCGGCCACTTGATCGTGCACAAACAACACATCTGCATCGCCGCGGCGACCAGTGTCCAAAGCTTGGCCAGTTCCCAGAGCCACCACCTTGATGTCAATGCCCGTGGCTTGTTTGAAAGCCGGCAGCAAGTGTGAGAACAAACCCGATTGCTCGGTGGACGTGGTCGACGCCATCACGATGCTAGGTGCTTGCGCTTGGGCCACGCTGCTGCCAAATGTCAAAGCCACAGCCAGCAAACCAGCCAACGAAACCAAATGTGTACGACGTGTCATCCCAACTCTCCCTTTAAAAACAAATGTGCCTCGGGGTGGCTCTCACCCAAAGGTCGATTGAAAAACTCTTCCATGGACAGGTCGGCCAACACACGGCCTGCCTCTAAATAAATCACACGGGTGGCTAAGCGCTTGACTTGGCCTAAGTTGTGGCTGCTGAACAGCAGGCTCACATTCGACGATGCCACCCACTCAGCCAACAAGCGCTCCACCTCGCGTTTGGCATGCGGATCAAGGCTAGACGTGGGCTCGTCCAACAACACAAAGTTAGGGTTCAAGGCCCACGCACGGGCAAGTGCCAAGCGCTGCTGCTGCCCGCCCGACAAAGTGCGTGCCGAACGCTCAGCCATATCTTGCAAACCCACGCGCTCTAGCGCCTGCATGGCACGCACATGCGCTTCACGCCAAGGTGTGCCTTGCAGCCACAAACCCCACACCACAAAACGCAGCACCGAGGTGCGCAACATGTGCGGGCGCTGAAACACCATGGCTTGGTGCACCTCAGGAGCCACAGCCACGCTGCCACTTGAAACTTTCAACAAACCATGCGCCACGCGCAGCAGTGTGCTTTTTCCAGAGCCATTCGCGCCCACCAACGCCACACGCTCGCCAGCCTTCATTTGCAAGTTGACATCGTGCAACGCCATGTGCGTATCGAACTGCACCGACACATCTTGCAAACTCAACACCGCACTCATACCAGCACCCCTTGCACGGGGTCAGCGCCAGCACCGTCGATGCGTTGTCGCCAGCGACGCAGCGCAGAAATCAACACGTTCAACAACAACACCACACTCATGAGCACCAGGCCCAAGGCCAGAGCCAAAGGCAAATCACCCTTGCTGGTTTCCAGCGCAATGGCCGTCGTCATCACACGGGTGAAGCCTTCGATGTTGCCACCCACCACCATCACCGCACCCACTTCGGAAATGGCACGACCGAAGGCAGCGATCAACACGGTGAGCAAGGTGTAGCGCTCGTCCCACGCCAGCAGCACGCTGCGCAGCCAAGGCTTGGCGCCCAGCGACTGCAGCTGCTCGCCGTGGTTGCGCTCAGCATCTTCCACACATTGGCGCGTGAGCGCCGTGACCACCGGCAGCACTAATATCGTTTGCGCCAGCACCATGGCCTTAAGGCTGAACAACCACCCCAAAGAACCCAAAGGCCCCGTGCGCGACAGCAGCAAATAGACCAACAAACCAACCACCACCGAGGGCAAAGCCAGCAAAGTGTTGAGCACCGTCAGCAGCGCATCGCGCCCTGCAAAACGCGCCACGCCCAACCAAGCACCCAGCACCACACCGATGCTGCACGCCATCACCGTGGCCAGCACGCTCACCCACAAGGAGCGTCCAACAATGGACCAAAGCACGGGGTCTAATTCAGTCAGTAAATGAAGCGCAGTCAGCGCGGTATCGGTGAACGTCGTCATAAATCAATCAAAACTTCAGTTATCGTAGCCAGCTACCTAATACCCCACCATATGTAAATCCGTGCATAGCGTCAGCCTTCACTACACACTTAGTCACAGAGATGACAGCGATACAACCTCAAGTAACGAGGCTGCTTTGTTGCGTCATCCCTTGATGGACTTGCTGCAAGCCGTAGACCAAAAAGGTTCGATCTCTGCGGCAGCGCGAGAGCTGAACCTGTCCTACCGCCATGTCTGGGGCGAGCTCAAGCGCTGGGAAGATGTGCTGGGCCACGAACTCATCATTTGGGAAAAAGGCCAATCGGCCAAGCTGACCGAATTTGGCGACAAGCTCATGTGGGCAGAGCGCCAAACCCAAGCACGCCTAGCACCACAGCTAGAAGCTTTGCGTGCAGACCTAGAACGCACTTTTGCCGTAGCTTTTGACCCCGACGCCCACGTGCTCACCCTGTATGCCAGCCACGACGACGCCTTGCCGCGCCTGCGCGAACACGCGGCCAACGACGGTTTGCATTTGGACATCCGTTTTTGCGGAAGCGTAGACGCCATTCGCGCCCTCAACGAAGGG contains:
- a CDS encoding substrate-binding domain-containing protein, producing MTRRTHLVSLAGLLAVALTFGSSVAQAQAPSIVMASTTSTEQSGLFSHLLPAFKQATGIDIKVVALGTGQALDTGRRGDADVLFVHDQVAEEKFVAEGFGVKRLPVMYNDFVLVGPANDPAKTRGKDIVSALQKVANTQAGFVSRGDKSGTHAAELRFWKQAGLDNKGSGYKECGCGMGPALNIASSTGAYALTDRGTWLNFKNRQDLQILVEGDKSLFNQYGVMVVNPAKHPHVKADLAQKFVDWVVSPAGQASINGYKIGGEQLFFANANK
- a CDS encoding ATP-binding cassette domain-containing protein translates to MSAVLSLQDVSVQFDTHMALHDVNLQMKAGERVALVGANGSGKSTLLRVAHGLLKVSSGSVAVAPEVHQAMVFQRPHMLRTSVLRFVVWGLWLQGTPWREAHVRAMQALERVGLQDMAERSARTLSGGQQQRLALARAWALNPNFVLLDEPTSSLDPHAKREVERLLAEWVASSNVSLLFSSHNLGQVKRLATRVIYLEAGRVLADLSMEEFFNRPLGESHPEAHLFLKGELG
- a CDS encoding ABC transporter permease — encoded protein: MTTFTDTALTALHLLTELDPVLWSIVGRSLWVSVLATVMACSIGVVLGAWLGVARFAGRDALLTVLNTLLALPSVVVGLLVYLLLSRTGPLGSLGWLFSLKAMVLAQTILVLPVVTALTRQCVEDAERNHGEQLQSLGAKPWLRSVLLAWDERYTLLTVLIAAFGRAISEVGAVMVVGGNIEGFTRVMTTAIALETSKGDLPLALALGLVLMSVVLLLNVLISALRRWRQRIDGAGADPVQGVLV